A stretch of Arachis hypogaea cultivar Tifrunner chromosome 15, arahy.Tifrunner.gnm2.J5K5, whole genome shotgun sequence DNA encodes these proteins:
- the LOC112749406 gene encoding peroxidase 66, which yields MKFPIIVLLLLTLSTTLLKAELDAKYYEKTCPQIEDIISETVQSASKQDPKVPARILRMFFHDCFIRGCDASILLDSTHTNKAEKDGPPNLSVHSFYVIDDAKAKLEKACPHIVSCADIIAIAARDVVTLSGGPSWEVLKGRKDGRISKASDTTNLPAPTLNVTQLIQSFAKRGLSIKDLVTLSGGHTLGFSHCSSFQSRLHNFSFLHDTEPTLNTNFALGLKNKCPNPNTTNPNAGEFLDSTASMFDNDYYTQILGGKGLFSSDQSLAGDSRTRWIVEEFAKDPSVFFEEFVDSMLKLGNVGVLENGEVRLNCKVVNS from the exons ATGAAATTTCCAATAATAGTTCTTCTCTTGTTGACACTATCAACAACACTATTGAAAGCAGAACTTGATGCTAAGTATTATGAGAAAACATGTCCACAAATAGAGGACATAATTTCAGAGACGGTTCAAAGTGCTTCTAAGCAAGACCCTAAAGTGCCAGCACGTATCTTGAGGATGTTCTTCCATGACTGTTTCATAAGG GGATGTGATGCATCAATATTGTTGGATTCAACTCACACAAACAAAGCTGAGAAAGATGGGCCTCCAAATCTGTCGGTTCACTCATTCTATGTAATTGATGATGCAAAAGCCAAGCTTGAGAAAGCTTGCCCTCACATTGTTTCTTGTGCCGATATAATCGCTATTGCAGCTAGAGATGTTGTAACCTTG TCTGGAGGTCCATCTTGGGAAGTTCTAAAAGGAAGAAAAGATGGAAGAATTTCAAAGGCATCAGACACAACAAACCTACCAGCACCAACCTTGAATGTTACGCAACTCATTCAGAGTTTCGCAAAGAGAGGCTTATCAATCAAAGATTTGGTAACCCTATCCGGTGGCCACACTCTTGGATTCTCACACTGTTCTTCTTTCCAATCTCGCTTACACAACTTCAGTTTCTTGCACGATA CTGAGCCAACTTTGAACACTAACTTTGCCTTAGGGCTCAAAAACAAGTGTCCTAACCCTAATACTACAAACCCTAATGCTGGAGAGTTTCTTGATTCAACTGCTTCGATGTTTGATAATGACTATTACACACAGATTTTGGGAGGAAAAGGCTTGTTTTCTTCGGATCAATCGCTGGCTGGCGACTCCAGGACTAGATGGATCGTCGAAGAGTTTGCGAAAGATCCGAGCGTGTTCTTTGAGGAGTTTGTGGATTCCATGTTGAAGCTTGGAAATGTAGGGGTGTTGGAGAATGGAGAAGTGAGACTTAATTGTAAGGTTgtgaattcatga